The proteins below are encoded in one region of Gambusia affinis linkage group LG07, SWU_Gaff_1.0, whole genome shotgun sequence:
- the pdzrn3b gene encoding E3 ubiquitin-protein ligase PDZRN3-B isoform X3 produces MGCSLCSLRKPREQYKLLYEVCKVNGKDLSKATHEQAVEAFRTAKEPIMVQVLRQGPYLQLLAPIKDTQVSDISTQTDITLQHIVALTKLPPASPLMTELEEYLLPEESPPEHTYFDPNDFLEGIQQEIEREGLEYEEVDLYRANIQDKLGLTICYRTDDEDEAGIYISEIDPNSIAAKDGRIREGDKIIQINGVEIQNREDAVALLTTEGNQNISLLVARPEIQLDGGWMDDDRNDFLDDLHMDMLEQQHHQAMQFTARVLEQKKREEDGGTTDTATLLSNHHEKDSGVGRTDESTRNDESSEQENLGDDQTTTASNTLGSCRKLTYSQDTLGSTDLPFSGESLISADYADADFLGIPADECERFRELLELKCQMRSGGAQGLFSLAVGGTEGQTEEGVDKELELLNEELRSIELECLNIVRAHKMQQLREKCRESWMLHNSGFHNYNTSIDAHRHELPDITELPEKSDKDSSSAYNTGESCRSTPLTLELSPDNSLRRGAENQGAVGLSGSGVSNGKIHKPLLSPVQEAGGPRRCRASSKDLDGELQAESKERKLGETGKGGRGFQPHSPYKHAHIPAHAQHYQSYMQLIQQKSAVEYAQSQMSLVSMCRDAVSPGDHEPRMEWKVKIRSDGTRYITKRPVRDRLLRERALRIHEERSGMTTDDDAISELKMGRYWSKEERKQHAMRAKEQKQRREFMKQSRVDCLKDQSAPEDKKEPNIIELSHKKMMKKRNKKIFDNWMTIQELLTHGTKSPDGTRVYNSLLSVTTV; encoded by the exons ATGGGATGCAGCCTCTGTTCTTTGAGGAAGCCTCGTGAGCAATATAAGCTACTCTACGAAGTCTGCAAG GTTAATGGGAAGGACCTCTCAAAAGCCACCCATGAGCAAGCAGTGGAGGCGTTCCGCACCGCCAAGGAGCCCATCATGGTTCAAGTTCTACGCCAGGGTCCTTACCTCCAACTGCTCGCCCCCATCAAAGACACCCAGGTGTCGGACATCAGCACCCAGACCGACATCACCCTCCAGCATATCGTGGCTCTCACCAAGCTGCCTCCCGCCTCACCCCTGATGACGGAGCTGGAGGAGTATCTGCTGCCGGAGGA GTCTCCTCCAGAGCACACATATTTTGACCCCAACGATTTCCTGGAGGGAATCCAACAGGAGATAGAGCGCGAGGGGCTTGAATATGAG GAGGTGGATCTGTACCGAGCAAACATCCAAGACAAACTGGGCCTGACCATCTGTTACAGGactgatgatgaggatgaggcTGGGATCTACATCAGCGAG ATCGATCCAAATAGCATCGCTGCAAAGGATGGCAGAATTAGGGAAGGGGACAAAATCATACAG ATCAATGGTGTTGAGATCCAAAACCGAGAGGATGCGGTGGCGCTGTTGACCACTGAGGGCAACCAGAACATCTCTCTGTTGGTGGCCCGGCCAGAGATTCAG CTGGATGGAGGCTGGATGGATGATGACAGGAATGACTTCCTGGATGACCTCCACATGGACATGCTGGAGCAGCAACACCATCAGGCCATGCAGTTCACTGCCAGGGTGCTgga GCAGAAGAAGCGTGAGGAGGACGGAGGCACCACAGACACGGCCACGTTGCTCTCCAACCACCACGAAAAGGACAGCGGTGTTGGCCGCACAGACGAGAGCACCCGGAACGATGAGAGCTCTGAGCAAGAGAACCTCGGTGACGATCAGACCACCACAGCTTCCAACACGCTGGGCAGTTGCAGGAAGCTGACCTATAGCCAGGACACCCTCGGCAGCACTGACCTGCCCTTCAGTGGCGAGTCGCTCATCTCTGCAGACTACGCCGATGCCGACTTCCTGGGCATCCCAGCCGACGAGTGTGAGCGCTTCCGAGAGCTCCTGGAGCTAAAGTGCCAGATGAGGAGTGGCGGCGCTCAGGGCCTGTTCAGCCTGGCCGTTGGGGGCACTGAGGGTCAGACAGAGGAGGGTGTGGATAAGGAGCTGGAGTTGCTCAACGAGGAGCTGCGCAGCATCGAGCTGGAGTGCCTGAACATCGTCCGTGCCCACAAGATGCAGCAGCTGAGGGAGAAGTGCCGAGAATCGTGGATGCTCCACAACAGTGGCTTCCACAACTACAACACCAGCATAGACGCTCACCGACACGAACTGCCGGACATCACAGAGCTGCCAGAGAAATCAGACAAGGATAGCTCGAGTGCCTACAACACCGGCGAGAGCTGCCGCAGCACTCCTCTCACTCTAGAACTGTCTCCGGATAACTCCCTCCGTCGTGGAGCAGAGAATCAGGGCGCAGTTGGACTGTCTGGATCTGGAGTCTCAAATGGCAAGATTCACAAGCCCCTCTTGTCCCCTGTGCAGGAAGCCGGAGGCCCCAGGCGGTGCAGAGCCTCCTCTAAAGACCTGGACGGAGAGCTACAAGCCGAGAGCAAAGAGAGGAAGCTTGGGGAGACGGGTAAGGGTGGACGAGGCTTTCAACCACATTCCCCTTACAAGCACGCTCACATCCCGGCCCACGCCCAGCACTACCAAAGCTACATGCAGCTGATCCAGCAGAAATCTGCAGTGGAATATGCCCAGAGTCAGATGAGTCTGGTCAGCATGTGCCGGGATGCAGTCAGCCCCGGTGACCATGAGCCCAGGATGGAGTGGAAGGTAAAGATCCGCAGTGACGGCACGCGGTACATCACAAAGCGGCCGGTCCGGGACAGGCTGCTGAGGGAGCGTGCTCTCCGTATCCATGAAGAGCGCAGCGGCATGACCACGGACGACGACGCCATCAGCGAACTGAAGATGGGCCGCTACTGGAGCAAGGAGGAGCGGAAGCAGCACGCCATGCGGGCCAAGGAGCAGAAGCAGCGCCGTGAGTTCATGAAGCAGAGCCGAGTGGACTGCCTGAAGGACCAGAGTGCTCCTGAGGACAAGAAGGAGCCAAACATCATCGAACTCAGCCACAAAAAGAtgatgaaaaagagaaataagaaaatttttGACAACTGGATGACCATCCAGGAACTGCTGACCCACGGCACCAAGTCACCTGATGGGACTAGGGTTTATAACTCACTTCTATCTGTGACCACAGTGTGA